A DNA window from Pseudomonas sp. GD03919 contains the following coding sequences:
- the aguA gene encoding agmatine deiminase, whose translation MTTLNTTPRADGFHMPAEWAPHSQTWMVWPERPDNWRNGGKPAQAAFTAVAKAIAQFEPVTVCVSAAQYENARARLDDDNIRLVEITTDDAWVRDTGPTFVINDSGDVRGVDWAFNAWGGFDGGLYWPWLRDDQVARKILEIEGCKRYRTEGFVLEGGSIHVDGEGTLITTEECLLNKNRNPHLSREEIEAVLREHLAIDTVIWLPDGLYNDETDGHVDNFCCYVRPGEVLLAWTDDANDPNYPRCQAAMRVLENARDAKGRQLTVHKMPIPGPLHATAEECAGVDMVEGSQERSPDVRLAGSYVNFLIVNGGIVAPSFDDPKDEEARSILESVFPEHRVVMVPGREILLGGGNIHCITQQQPKG comes from the coding sequence ATGACCACGCTGAACACCACACCACGCGCCGATGGTTTCCACATGCCTGCCGAATGGGCGCCGCACAGCCAGACCTGGATGGTCTGGCCCGAGCGTCCGGACAACTGGCGCAACGGCGGCAAGCCGGCGCAGGCGGCCTTCACCGCCGTGGCCAAGGCCATCGCCCAGTTCGAGCCGGTGACCGTCTGCGTCAGCGCCGCGCAGTATGAAAATGCCCGCGCCCGCCTGGACGACGACAACATCCGTCTGGTGGAAATCACCACCGACGACGCCTGGGTACGCGATACCGGGCCGACCTTCGTGATCAACGACAGCGGCGACGTGCGCGGCGTGGACTGGGCCTTCAATGCCTGGGGCGGCTTCGACGGCGGCCTGTACTGGCCCTGGTTGCGTGATGATCAGGTGGCGCGCAAGATCCTTGAGATCGAAGGCTGCAAGCGCTACCGCACCGAAGGTTTCGTGCTCGAAGGCGGCTCGATCCATGTCGACGGCGAAGGCACCCTGATCACCACCGAAGAGTGCCTGCTGAACAAGAACCGCAACCCGCACCTGTCGCGTGAAGAGATCGAGGCTGTGCTGCGCGAACACCTGGCCATCGACACGGTGATCTGGCTGCCGGACGGCCTGTACAACGACGAGACCGACGGCCACGTCGACAACTTCTGCTGCTATGTGCGCCCCGGCGAGGTGCTGCTGGCCTGGACTGACGATGCCAACGACCCCAACTACCCGCGCTGCCAGGCCGCCATGCGCGTGCTGGAAAACGCACGCGACGCCAAAGGCCGCCAGCTGACCGTGCACAAGATGCCAATACCGGGCCCACTGCACGCCACTGCCGAAGAGTGCGCCGGCGTCGACATGGTCGAAGGCAGCCAGGAGCGCAGCCCGGACGTGCGCCTGGCCGGCTCCTACGTCAACTTCCTCATCGTCAACGGCGGCATCGTCGCGCCCAGCTTCGATGACCCGAAGGACGAAGAGGCGCGCTCCATCCTGGAGAGCGTGTTCCCCGAGCATCGCGTGGTGATGGTGCCGGGCCGCGAGATCCTGCTCGGCGGCGGCAATATCCATTGCATCACCCAGCAACAGCCCAAAGGCTAG
- a CDS encoding cytochrome-c peroxidase, with protein MRTLSLLAGLCLGASAWANLPANEPVEPIAPAEITDPAKVELGKQLFFDPRLSRSGFISCNSCHNLSMGGSDNLPSSIGHNWQQGPINSPTVLNSSLNLAQFWDGRAADLKEQAAGPIANPMEMAFTHILAIDVLRSIPQYRESFKAVYKTDEITLDEVTDAIAEFEKTLVTPNSRFDLWLKGDQQAITQVELEGYELFKSIGCVACHNGPALGGNSFQKMGLVEPYETSNPAEGVAGLTGKDADRFKFKVPTLRNVELTYPYFHDGAYWKLEESVDIMARLQLGRKLSEEEIGKITAFLKTLTGEQPSFALPILPPSNNDTPRPQPFE; from the coding sequence ATGCGCACTCTGAGCCTGCTGGCCGGGTTGTGCCTGGGCGCCAGCGCCTGGGCCAATCTACCGGCCAACGAACCCGTCGAGCCGATCGCACCGGCCGAGATCACTGATCCGGCCAAGGTGGAGCTGGGCAAGCAGCTGTTCTTCGACCCGCGCCTGTCGCGCTCGGGGTTTATTTCCTGCAACTCCTGCCACAACCTGTCGATGGGTGGCAGCGATAACCTGCCCAGCTCCATCGGTCACAACTGGCAGCAGGGGCCGATCAACTCGCCCACCGTACTCAATTCCAGCCTCAACCTCGCGCAGTTCTGGGATGGCCGCGCCGCCGACCTCAAGGAGCAGGCTGCCGGCCCTATCGCCAACCCGATGGAGATGGCCTTCACCCATATTCTGGCCATCGACGTGCTGCGCTCTATCCCGCAGTACCGCGAGTCGTTCAAGGCCGTGTACAAGACCGACGAAATCACTCTTGATGAAGTGACCGACGCCATTGCCGAGTTCGAAAAGACTCTGGTTACGCCCAATTCGCGCTTCGACCTGTGGCTCAAGGGTGACCAGCAGGCCATCACCCAGGTCGAACTGGAGGGCTACGAGCTGTTCAAGTCCATCGGCTGCGTGGCGTGCCACAACGGTCCGGCGCTGGGCGGCAACTCGTTCCAGAAGATGGGCCTGGTCGAACCCTATGAAACCAGCAACCCAGCCGAGGGTGTGGCTGGTCTGACCGGCAAGGACGCCGACCGCTTCAAGTTCAAGGTGCCGACCCTGCGCAACGTCGAGCTGACCTATCCCTATTTCCATGACGGCGCTTACTGGAAGCTGGAAGAGTCTGTAGACATCATGGCGCGCTTGCAGTTGGGTCGTAAGCTGAGCGAGGAGGAGATTGGCAAGATCACCGCCTTTCTCAAGACCCTGACCGGTGAGCAGCCGAGTTTTGCCCTGCCGATCCTGCCGCCGTCGAACAACGATACGCCAAGGCCGCAGCCGTTCGAGTGA
- a CDS encoding DUF2892 domain-containing protein, with amino-acid sequence MKANVGTLDRSLRIAAGLILIALSLAGVIGLWGWIGVVPLATGIFRFCPAYPLLGISTCKMK; translated from the coding sequence ATGAAAGCCAATGTTGGAACGCTCGACCGCAGTCTGCGTATCGCTGCAGGCCTGATCCTCATTGCCCTGAGCCTGGCCGGTGTCATCGGCCTGTGGGGCTGGATCGGTGTGGTGCCGCTGGCGACTGGCATCTTTCGCTTCTGCCCGGCGTATCCGTTGTTGGGAATCAGCACCTGCAAAATGAAATGA
- a CDS encoding DUF6691 family protein, giving the protein MARLSAFTCGLLFGLGLLLAGMADPAKVLAFLDLAGHWDPSLALVMIGAIAVAALPLSLAQRRARALLGGAMQLPTRRDVDARLIGGSLLFGVGWGIAGICPGPAVAILLTGHWQVLLFVAAMLAGMLIFTALEGRRGR; this is encoded by the coding sequence ATGGCCAGACTCAGTGCATTCACCTGTGGCCTGCTGTTTGGCCTGGGCCTGCTGCTGGCGGGCATGGCCGATCCGGCCAAGGTGCTGGCTTTTCTTGATCTGGCCGGTCATTGGGATCCGTCGCTGGCGCTGGTGATGATTGGCGCCATTGCTGTCGCCGCGCTGCCGTTGAGTTTGGCGCAGCGGCGTGCCCGAGCCTTGCTGGGCGGCGCCATGCAGTTGCCGACGCGTCGTGATGTCGATGCTCGCCTGATTGGCGGCAGCCTGCTGTTCGGCGTCGGTTGGGGGATTGCCGGCATCTGTCCGGGGCCGGCCGTGGCCATCCTGTTGACCGGGCACTGGCAGGTGTTGCTGTTCGTCGCGGCGATGCTCGCCGGGATGCTGATCTTTACTGCGCTGGAAGGCCGGCGCGGACGTTGA